The Ascochyta rabiei chromosome 10, complete sequence genome has a window encoding:
- a CDS encoding DNA-directed DNA polymerase: protein MNRPRSRRPKPQLDSTLLHFDYDCFYASVFEREQPHLKTLPLAVQQKQIIVTCNYEARRRGLYKLQLVTDARKICPDVIIVLGEDLTRFRNASKRLYAFLSSFSWNARCERLGFDEVWLDVSDLVDNNVATLNTSSLDTSFFRLSKTDPSLGFSFDATHHAGHVYPETSNEPQAAAISHDPLHLRLLLASHLAQHIRQRLEHDLGYTATVGVSTNKLLSKLVGNLHKPNSQTTLTPPYTADDDQWDNVTYFVDDHEVGKILGIGLRIAQKLRAHVLQRPANIDAGLVYGGTKEDVRVRDVRTYPGIGSDVLERILGGPGTPHGIGVRVWGLLNGCDDTQVNQAREVPRQISIEDSYIRLDTLDEVIKQFHVLNISLLKRIRTDLLECEQEPSEDPAAVTTASSQRWLAHPKTLRLSTRPRPPQNPDGSRNRTFARISKSTSMPNFIFSVRESVETLAERLVRETLIPLFRQLHPEKQGWNLSLVNLAATNMVNAASEKGGVGRDIGKMFRRQDDALAPFRVRNESAQSSTEYIAHESRLKEEDAKVRRVIEKPYNYIPKIPLSRSGSEDMPTASQEGSLAEDAWEEDDDTMDTDVYHCDACGAVMPMFAMGAHERWHFQG from the exons ATGAACCGCCCTCGGAGCAGGAGGCCGAAGCCGCAGCTCGACTCGACCCTCCTCCACTTT GACTAT GACTGCTTCTACGCCAGCGTCTTTGAGCGTGAGCAGCCGCACCTCAAGACGCTTCCACTTGCCGTGCAGCAAAAGCAGATCATTGTGACGTGCAACTACGAGGCTCGTCGAAGG GGTCTGTACAAGCTGCAGCTGGTTACAGACGCAAGGAAGATCTGTCCTGACGTTATCATCGTCCTGGGCGAAGACCTCACACGCTTCAGAAATGCCTCGAAACGACTCTATGCCTTTCTGAGCTCCTTTTCGTGGAACGCACGCTGTGAGCGACTTGGCTTTGACGAGGTCTGGCTTGATGTGTCTGACCTGGTCGACAACAACGTTGCAACCCTAAATACTTCGAGCCTTGACACGTCTTTCTTTCGCCTATCCAAAACAGATCCCTCGTTGGGGTTTTCCTTCGACGCAACTCACCATGCTGGTCATGTTTATCCAGAGACGTCAAACGAACCGCAGG CAGCTGCCATCTCACATGATCCTTTGCATCTTCGACTTCTACTAGCAAGCCACCTGGCACAGCACATTCGGCAAAGGCTCGAACATGATCTTGGCTACACGGCTACTGTGGGCGTATCGACAAACAAGCTCCTATCCAAGCTGGTCGGCAATCTTCACAAACCAAACAGCCAAACAACACTGACACCACCATACACCGCAGACGATGATCAATGGGACAATGTCACGTATTTCGTCGACGACCACGAAGTCGGCAAGATCCTAGGCATTGGCCTCAGGATAGCACAAAAGCTTCGTGCTCATGTACTGCAGCGGCCGGCAAATATCGACGCCGGGCTTGTATACGGTGGAACGAAAGAAGATGTGCGCGTACGAGATGTACGCACTTACCCCGGCATAGGCTCAGACGTCCTTGAAAGAATCCTTGGCGGTCCCGGCACACCACATGGCATCGGTGTTCGTGTATGGGGTCTATTGAACGGCTGCGATGACACGCAAGTAAACCAAGCAAGGGAGGTACCACGTCAAATTAGCATCGAAGACAGTTACATCCGCCTAGACACATTAGATGAGGTGATCAAGCAATTTCACGTTCTAAACATCAGTCTGCTCAAGCGGATACGCACTGATTTGCTGGAGTGCGAACAAGAACCCTCCGAAGATCCTGCAGCCGTCACCACAGCATCTTCTCAGCGCTGGCTTGCCCATCCCAAAACGCTTCGCCTCTCCACACGCCCACGGCCTCCACAGAACCCTGACGGAAGCCGCAATCGCACTTTCGCGCGTATCTCCAAGTCAACGTCCATGCCAAACTTCATTTTCAGCGTGAGAGAAAGTGTTGAGACACTCGCTGAAAGACTGGTTCGTGAGACACTCATACCGCTATTTCGGCAGCTTCACCCTGAAAAGCAGGGGTGGAATTTGAGTCTTGTCAATCTTGCAGCAACCAACATGGTGAACGCGGCCAGCGAGAAAGGTGGAGTTGGGAGGGACATCGGAAAAATGTTCAGACGGCAGGACGATGCACTGGCCCCTTTCAGAGTGCGCAACGAATCTGCTCAATCAAGCACTGAATATATTGCGCACGAGTCGCGTTTGAAAGAGGAGGATGCAAAAGTTCGAAGGGTGATAGAAAAGCCTTACAACTACATCCCGAAGATTCCACTGAGTAGGTCCGGCTCAGAAGACATGCCCACGGCTTCCCAAGAAGGTTCACTCGCCGAAGATGCTTGGGAGGAAGATGATGATACGATGGACACCGACGTGTACCACTGCGATGCATGTGGCGCTGTTATGCCGATGTTTGCCATGGGCGCTCACGAAAGATGGCATTTTCAGGGCTGA